The segment GGCACTGAATACAGCGATCAAGGCCGGGTTTGATGAAACCATCATGCTCGACCCGGAAGGCTATGTAGCCGAGGCCTCCGCGGCGAACGTCTTCTTGCTGCGCGATGGCGTGCTGCATACCCCGGAAGTGACGTCGTGTTTGCAAGGCATCACCCGGGATAGCGTGATTCAGCTGGCGCAAAAGGTGCTGGGTATTGAAGTGCGGGAGCGGCGTATTACCCGCGACGAGCTCTACACCGCCGACGAGGCATTTTTAACCGGCACCGCCGCCGAAATACTCCCGCTTCGCGAGCTGGATGGCCGTCGTATTGGCGGTCGCGCGGGCGCACCGCCCGTTAACGAACCCATCAGCCCCGACAGCGTCACTGCTCAACTGCAGGGCTTATATCGTCAGGCGGTGCGCGGTGAGCTAGATGATTTTAGGCATTGGTTAACGCCTTAGGAGTATTCTGGCGGGTAATCAGCATGTAGCGGTGCGAGGGCAGGTTTCCGCGAGGGCGCTGTGAACCCGTCCATGGGCGCTACTTTTGTCATCCATGACAAAAGACCCTCGCTCCAACCTGCCCTCGCACCTACTGAGCAGATTTACCCATTGAATCAGGCGTTTTCTTTAATCGCCTGTTCGAGAGCCGCCAATCTTCCCGGTTCCAGTGCGGCTTGTACCGCCGTGATGCGTATTACATTGGCAAGCTCTGGGTGTGTCAGGCGCGTGACTAATACACCTTCGTCGAGCAGTTGCTGATGGACCTCAGCGGCGAGTTCGGCGCTGGGCAGGCGAATGCCGATAAAGTTGGTGGCGCTGGGGAGCACGTCGGCACCCAGGGCGCGAAAGTGCTCTGCCAACTGCTCACGGCGGGCTTTTACATCGGTAACGTGTTGGTGAACCTCGTCAGGGTGGTCGAGCACCACTTCCGCAGCGGCCAGGGTCAATGACGATACCGCGTAGTGAATACGCACCTTCATCATCATCGCCAGCACGTCAGGGTCGGCGATAGCGTAGCCAATGCGCAGACCCGCCAGGCCGTGGGCTTTGGAGAGCGTGCGCAGGCGAATTACGCCCGGTATTGCTTTGCCAGCGAACTCGCTGTTGGCATCATCGCGGAAGTCCCCATAGGCTTCGTCCAGCAGCAGCCAGCAGGTATCGGGCAGCGCCTCGCGCAGTTTGAGAATGGCGCTGTCGCTATGTAAGTGGCCGCTGGGGTTGTCGGGGTTGGCCAGATACACTAGCCGCGCATTTTCCTGATGCGCCGTTGACGCCAAGGCTTCCAGGTCGGGGGCTAACACGCCAGGCGCCTCAAAATAGCTGGGTTCGATCAGGCGGCATCCCTGGCCTTTGGCAAAATAGCCCAAGGTGGGGTAGGTGCCTGCGGTGCTCACTACGGTTTCCCCCGGTTCGCAGGTGGTGCGCAGGGCCAGGGCGATTAAGCTATCGGCACCGGCATCTACCAGCAGCGTTTCCAGCGGAATACCTTGCTGTGCGCTCAAGCGCTGGCGCACCCCCAGCGCTTCGGCATCACCGTAGCAGTAAACATGTTCAGCCAGAGCATCGCCAAAATGTTCGCGCAGGGCGCGGTGGGGCATATCCAAGCCTTCATTAGAGCCCAGTCGATAGGGGATCTTCTTTCCAATGCGACGCTCTAAAACTTTGATACCTGGGAAGGGGTTATGCGGGCCTTCGCCAGTTAAGTGTTTGGGATAACGGGGCGTACTTTGGCTAGGCATGGTAAGTCCTAAAAACAGTGTTAATGAGTAACTTAAAACGTTTCTTGAAGCACTTTGCTGCGATTCAATAGATTGAGCGGGTCTAGGGCCAGCTTGAGGGTGCGCATCAGCTCTATTTCGGCGCTGGAGCGGCAGGTGCTCAGCCAGGGCCGCTTCTCAAGGCCAATGCCGTGTTCGGCGGAGACCGAACCGCCGAGTGCCGCCAGCGGCTGATAGACCATGGCTTCCACGTCACGGCGCACCTCGACATCGGCGCTCCCCACGCTAACGGAAATATGCAGATTGCCATCGCCCAGATGGCCAAACACTACCAGACGCGCCTCTGGCCAGCGCTGGGTTAGGTGCGCTTCCAGGGCATCGGTATAGCGCTGCATATCGGCAATCGGCAGGCTGACATCAAAAGTGAACAGCGGTGCCAAGCCTTTGATTAACCCTTCGATATCTTCACGAATCGCCCACAGCCCATCGCGCTGGGTAGTCGACTGCGCAATCACCGCATCCACGATCAGCTCGCTCTCTAACGCGCTTTCTAACGCCTCGCTGAACTGAGTAGCATTGCGCTCGGCGTCGCTGCCCAGAGAATCAATGATCACATAAAACGGGTGCTCGGTGGCCATCGGCGGGATGTGGCGGCCGAGGGTTTCAGTGAGCAGCCG is part of the Halomonas alkaliantarctica genome and harbors:
- a CDS encoding pyridoxal phosphate-dependent aminotransferase, coding for MPSQSTPRYPKHLTGEGPHNPFPGIKVLERRIGKKIPYRLGSNEGLDMPHRALREHFGDALAEHVYCYGDAEALGVRQRLSAQQGIPLETLLVDAGADSLIALALRTTCEPGETVVSTAGTYPTLGYFAKGQGCRLIEPSYFEAPGVLAPDLEALASTAHQENARLVYLANPDNPSGHLHSDSAILKLREALPDTCWLLLDEAYGDFRDDANSEFAGKAIPGVIRLRTLSKAHGLAGLRIGYAIADPDVLAMMMKVRIHYAVSSLTLAAAEVVLDHPDEVHQHVTDVKARREQLAEHFRALGADVLPSATNFIGIRLPSAELAAEVHQQLLDEGVLVTRLTHPELANVIRITAVQAALEPGRLAALEQAIKENA